cccgatcagcacagccgacaacggaacggtccttaatcgacacgggTGAGGCTACTCCTTCCCACATCCGGTCTCCCATCACATCTCTTTCCTCAGGAATACAGTACCTCTTAGAATGTAATATTGAAACAacctatctctcgcgagtgATAGCATTATCACTCAacttctatcgagccctattaagcatagcagttctagcgacctattcatactagtaaAAGGCTcaggaaaacctagggatcatgcaactaagatttcaaacaattcctatacctaatgcacaattattagagacatatataggtgaCAAAATGTAAAATAGTAGGATGTGCATCAGGgtttgccttgcgtctgctgctcaacactggggtgagttgggccttgggccgactccccgcgaacctcctgctgcggggcttgcccctgcggctcctgtggctccgcaaccacctcgtatacgacatcctccgccgcggctgctacacatattcacatgcatatgacatgagaaatgcatgcatgattttataaaaattataagtaatCAATACCCAAATAAATTTCCAACTAATTGTATCCACAACCACCTATTTACCCCTGCTCAGCCCagctataccggtcagaccggtccacctgACCCGTCAGACCGGCCCCCTTAACCTGCCgtgataccggtcagaccggtccctccgaccggtcagaccggtctcacccAGAGTAAAACCTAGGAAccttggcgcggcgaaaatcgcccaccaacTCCAAATACCTTCTAGGAGCTAGTTTAGGGGTTCGTGTGGATGCTTTGGACTAGAGGAAACCGCCTAAAACCTTCTAGAACAAGAGATCGATCCAACTCCTAAATTAACCTTGAATGGCTCCTTCCCCCGCGAAGAACTCGCGAATCCCGCGTCACCCCATGGAGGAGAACTTGGAGGAGATGATCCTTGACCGATTTGAAGCTCTCCCCACCCTTGGAATCCAATGGAGAGGATGGATTTGGGAGAGGGTTTGAGGGAGGGGGAACTCGGGAGAGGGAGGAACGGGGCGCTGAGGGGATGAGTGAGTCgttgggagagagaggagagcgatTTAAATACTGTGGGGCCCAAAACCGCCAACTCgggttcgaccggtcagaccggtccgggccAATCTGCCAGCATAAGTTTTTGGTCTCGGTTTTGATCGTGCCAATTTACTCTAATGGTCGTGGTTAGTGTAAATTatggtgattaacacctgggtgttacaAGTTCAACCCATGCTAAAGCAATCTAAACCATGAGCATCAGTATTACAGTTGCTCAGACTGCTTCAGCAATACCAACTCTTTTCTATCCCCTTTGTCATGAGAAACAATGTAGCATtctcaacaaaagaaaaagagaaagatataAACAATGTGGCGATTCTGAAAATTGTCCCAAGGACAAACAGCACAGGGTGAGGGGTTTAGTGGGTGTGGCGCGTTTCTGTCGATCTGCAAAAGTGCTGGATGCCTGAATAATTGTTTGTCGTTGGTTTGCGAGATTGGTTTAAACGTTATATAAGCGAGCTATGAGGCCTACAATAACAATCCGTTGTAGTCTAGGTGGTTAGGATACTCGGCTCTCACCCGAGAGACCCGGGTTCAAGTCCCGGCAAAGggaattttttattattatcaCCATTCCAACGTTTTCACTTAATTTTTTGAGCACCAGGCACGTCATCACCGTCCTAACATTTTTATTTGCAAGAATCCATTTTTATTGGCAAAATCAACCATATATGAGAGCTGAAAATGAAATTTAATTGTTGGACACTTGCTCATCCATAGGCAGGCAAGGATACATGTAAAGAGTGCCAGCACTCAGCAGTCTTACATTACAGGTATGCTTGCCTAGAGAGCATAAACATATGAAAATAGTTACAACTTACAACACTGATTACTCATACTGACAAATGGAACAATAAACAAGAACCAAATAGCAAACGCTACACTTGCTGCACTTCGCCAAAAGGGTGAAGGGCACCGTTGATTCTCCCCCGCATGCATAAGGCATAAGCTAGATCAGGGTGGCGATCATTTTTGCGGACAGCTGGTGTCCTACTAGGACGGCTGTATGGCCGGTCACTGGCTGGAAAGCTGCAGCTGACTCAAGCTTCTCCCAGGTCAGCTTCCGCTTCACTTCTAACGACGCTCGCTTTTCTTCGTCCTCCTTGTACTTATCCAGGCATGATGAGAAGAGATCCTCGTCCATCTCAGAGAACATCTTCTTTACATTCATTGTCAGATTCAGGACTGCTTGGTTCCAGTGATTCTGAATATTCTGTTCTAGTGCTGGAACAACGAGTGGCATTATCACTTGGCGGTTTTGCGCAATCAAGCTGATAATGTGATCATTGTTCCATACAAAGAGTGCTCTTTCAGCAACCTAAAACAATACAACTTGTTAAGGCAATGTCAAGTtgacaacaacaacaaacaaAGTCACCAACAAAGATTTGTTAAGGCAACAACCGGGATAAATAAaagcagcaaaagaaaaccataAAGACCAGGATAGCCAAACATGCTTTATATTGAGATCATTTCAGTGCTTAATGCTCGTCCAAATGTCTGATGTTTGCCATAAACATCATATGGGGGCCCCTATCTGCAGCATGATTAAGTGGTGACATGATTGCCCAACTTTAATGTCCAGGATTATTTCAGATCATCAGACAGATATTATTCATTTGGCATGTTGACAAGTTATATCCTACAAACGTTAGGCATGATGGGAGTAAATAACCTGGCTGACAGAATCGGGGATGACCAGCAAATGTATTTGTGATCATGAATCACCAACAATAAGATTAGGTTTCTCGTACAAGTGGTAGGAACTACCATAGTAAACACATAAATATCCAAATACAACAGCTAATCTAGAATGAACCTAATTTCATATGGCACTTGGGTTATTAAAATGCATATTGCAACAGGCAACTGAACATTTACATCCGGGTAAGTTACCTGGAAATGAGAACTGGTGATGCAATGAGCAATCCGCCGAAACAATGAAACCATACATTTCTGAAATTCTGCCTGGCTGGTAGACTCCAAGATCTCTTCGATCTCACTAAGAAACATCACTTCCTTCTGACAATTTGTTATTGGCCAATATCTTAACAAACCAATTATTACTGAGCTTGCAAGCTTCGGGTCCTTTTCTAGAAACTGTGTCACACAGTAGGTCAACTGCTGGAGATACAAACCAACTGATTTCGGTTTGTGTAAAGGAATCAAAACTCTCCAAAGAAAGATCTTGTGTTCTTCCTTCAAAGGCAATGCAAAGCCACTAATGACACTGCCAAATACCTCCAGCAGCTCAGCGATCCCATTATGCCGATCAGTCTCAAAGACAAACTGGTAGAATATATTGCTCACTGCTTTGCGGATGAAAGGACGGTGTACCATAAACTTCCCATATACCCTGTGCAGGATGGTCTTCAAAC
The nucleotide sequence above comes from Panicum virgatum strain AP13 chromosome 3K, P.virgatum_v5, whole genome shotgun sequence. Encoded proteins:
- the LOC120697897 gene encoding serine/threonine protein phosphatase 2A 57 kDa regulatory subunit B' kappa isoform-like, encoding MWKQFLSKLPRKSPASGDSGQCSNGTGIQRTTSCGSIPPGRPASAIRRMSSAVFPSSVVAGIEPLVSFKDVPNSEKQNLFVSKLSLCCVVFDFSDPNKSSVEKDIKRQALLDLIEFVESSSARFSEAAIAACARMCAINLFRAFPPNYRSGSSGGGEGDEDEPMFDPAWCHLQLVYELLLKFIGSSSLDAKVGKKHFDHSFIVKLLNLLDSEDPRERDCLKTILHRVYGKFMVHRPFIRKAVSNIFYQFVFETDRHNGIAELLEVFGSVISGFALPLKEEHKIFLWRVLIPLHKPKSVGLYLQQLTYCVTQFLEKDPKLASSVIIGLLRYWPITNCQKEVMFLSEIEEILESTSQAEFQKCMVSLFRRIAHCITSSHFQVAERALFVWNNDHIISLIAQNRQVIMPLVVPALEQNIQNHWNQAVLNLTMNVKKMFSEMDEDLFSSCLDKYKEDEEKRASLEVKRKLTWEKLESAAAFQPVTGHTAVLVGHQLSAKMIATLI